In Hydractinia symbiolongicarpus strain clone_291-10 chromosome 4, HSymV2.1, whole genome shotgun sequence, the following proteins share a genomic window:
- the LOC130641862 gene encoding DNA ligase 4-like isoform X1 has protein sequence MASSTTTIASQVPFHDFAVFCERVCKTAGKEKKKDVFRKFLQHWKTAHSKMHGKTKTTDSFFPCMRFMLPHLDRDRLSYGMKEIVLAKYYIDALNIAKESEDAKRLLNYKAPTGKQDAGDFASVAFMVLKHRCPEKGSLTIEDINSSLDEIARANIDKRRDLSKKEIQRVIRNTSAIEQKWFIRIVLKEMKLGLNENSVFPVFHPEAKELYNVCNSLSKVCLDLHDLNTKLNETEIMLGTPFRPMLGQRAAIDDVEKLMQHKEFIIETKIDGERMQLHKNGDEYRYFSRGSIEYTQSFGATKYRGTLTPFIANCFKTDIKSCVLDGEMVGFDPQSNDYVLKGSNIDIKAENLGPFHPCFVVFDILMVNDERLANVPLKERIERAEHVFDVSSGRLHHVERKLGRTKEDVVGAINKAIDQREEGIVVKDPLSTYKPSKRNGSGWLKLKPEYVDSLSDDLDLIILGGNYGSGARHGGLISHFLLGVAATPANPGDQPASFLTFGKVGSGYSDKELKSLLGKLHKHWRKFDSKNPPKCIQFSSGSKDKPEVWIEPKNSVIVQIKAAEISNSDKYKCGCTMRFPRLEKFRDDKMWYDCMTYDELVELKQIADGKLTYKLTDASTTEPATKKRKVVAIEKPRTVAQHFKAADIGDVKEISTLFSHMELCVVNGPSDRPKQELERKITEFGGTFVQNPGSTTLCVIAEKPNFRVKNMIARGDIDVVKADWLLQCFNEEKILPYKPDDMLYTTPKTLLKFKQDFDRYGDGYTEDTSTETLARVFSSMKETRAGISVSEFGELEQRYFEDDTNVNIFRTCRLYVDGISEEAEAFQDDNRSFVALEFQFFGGEMCVDLNERASHVLVDLRNTNRLTEIRDEIHDLPLKPHIVSSNWIRDCILKKRLLNAAPYEPA, from the exons ATGGCAAGTTCAACAACAACCATAGCATCACAAGTTCCGTTCCATGATTTTGCTGTATTTTGCGAGAGAGTTTGTAAAACTGCTggaaaggaaaagaaaaaggatGTGTTTCGAAAATTTCTTCAGCATTGGAAAACTGCTCACTCGAAAATGCATGGGAAAACAAAAACA actGATTCGTTTTTTCCTTGCATGCGATTCATGTTGCCCCACCTCGACAGGGACAGGTTGTCATATGGTATGAAAGAG ATTGTGTTAGCAAAATATTATATCGATGCTCTTAACATTGCTAAAGAAAGTGAAGATGCAAAAAGATTGCTCAATTACAAAGCTCCAACAGGCAAACAA GATGCAGGTGACTTCGCCAGTGTCGCATTCATGGTTTTGAAACATAGATGTCCTGAGAAAGGAAG tttgacTATAGAGGATATCAATTCATCTCTAGATGAAATAGCACGTGCAAATATTGACAAAAGAAGAGATTTGTCGAAAAAAGAAATACAGCGAGTTATTCGTAACACCAGCGCTATCGAACAAAAATGGTTTATACGAATCGTCTTAAAG GAGATGAAACTTGGTTTGAATGAAAATTCAGTTTTCCCTGTCTTCCATCCTGAAGCAAAGGAACTGTACAATGTGTGCAATAGTTTATCCAAG GTTTGTCTGGACCTGCATGACTTAAATACAAAACTAAACGAAACAGAAATAATGTTAGGCACGCCATTCCGCCCAATGCTTGGTCAGAGGGCGGCTATTGACGACGTGGAAAAACTAATGCAACATAAAGAGTTTATTATCGAGACGAAAATCGACGGCGAGCGAATGCAACTTCATAAAAATGGCGACGAATACCGATACTTTTCACGTGGCTCGATAGAGTACACGCAGTCGTTCGGAGCGACTAAATACAGAGGTACACTTACTCCTTTCATCGCGAACTGTTTTAAGACTGATATTAAGTCGTGTGTATTAGATGGAGAAATGGTCGGCTTTGACCCGCAATCAAATGATTACGTACTGAAAGGTTCTAACATAGACATTAAAGCTGAAAACCTTGGCCCCTTTCATCCTTGTTTCGTCGTGTTTGATATTCTCATGGTGAATGATGAAAGATTAGCGAATGTACCACTGAAAGAAAGAATTGAGAGAGCTGAACACGTCTTTGATGTTAGCAGTGGACGGCTGCATCACGTAGAAAGAAAGCTTGGACGAACAAA AGAAGATGTTGTGGGTGCGATCAACAAAGCTATTGATCAACGTGAAGAAGGAATCGTAGTGAAGGATCCACTATCAACTTACAAACCAAGTAAAAGGAACG GTAGTGGATGGTTAAAGTTGAAACCTGAATACGTGGACAGTCTGAGCGATGACTTAGATTTGATTATTTTGGGAGGAAATTACGGTTCAGGCGCTCGTCATGGTGGACTGATATCTCACTTTTTGTTAGGTGTGGCAGCTACTCCAGCAAATCCCGGTGATCAGCCAGCGTCATTTCTCACTTTTGGAAAG GTAGGATCTGGTTATTCGGACAAAGAATTGAAGTCGTTATTAGGGAAACTACATAAACATTGGCGAAAGTTTGATAGTAAAAATCCACCTAAATGCATCcaattcagcagcggatcaaaA GACAAACCGGAAGTTTGGATTGAGCCTAAGAATTCTGTGATAGTTCAAATAAAAGCTGCTGAGATCAGCAATTCTGACAAGTACAAATGTGGCTGTACCATGCGATTTCCCAGGCTGGAGAAGTTTCGAGACGATAAGATGTGGTACGATTGTATGACATATGATGAGTTGGTTGAACTCAAACAG atagcTGATGGTAAATTAACGTATAAATTAACGGACGCTTCAACAACAGAGCCGGCTACGAAAAAGAGAAAAGTAGTAGCTATTGAAAAACCAAGAACAGTAGCACAACATTTCAAAGCAGCTGATATTGGTGATGTGAAAGAG ATATCAACACTATTCTCCCACATGGAACTCTGTGTTGTCAACGGACCATCTGATCGACCAAAGCAAGAACTAGAAAGGAAAATTACTGAG ttTGGTGGTACGTTTGTTCAAAATCCCGGGAGCACAACGTTGTGTGTTATTGCTGAGAAACCAAACTTTCGTGTTAAAAATATGATCGC TCGTGGAGATATCGACGTCGTGAAAGCCGATTGGCTGTTGCAATGTTTT AACGAGGAAAAAATACTGCCTTACAAGCCTGACGATATGTTATATACGACCCCAAAGACTTTGTTGAAATTTAAACAAGACTTTGATCGCTATGGTGATGGTTACACAGAAGACACGTCTACCGAAACTCTTGCGCGTGTTTTCTCTAGTATGAAGGAGACACGCGCGGGAATAAGTGTTAGTGAATTCGGAGAGTTAGAACAACGTTACTTTGAAGATGACACGAATGTTAATATATTTAGAACTTGCAG GTTATATGTGGATGGCATATCTGAAGAAGCTGAAGCG TTTCAAGATGACAATCGAAGCTTCGTCGCATTAGAGTTTCAGTTTTTTGGTGGTGAGATGTGTGTAGACTTAAACGAGAGAGCCAGTCATGTTTTAGTTGACTTGCG GAACACAAACAGGTTGACGGAAATACGAGATGAGATACATGACCTTCCGTTGAAGCCACATATTGTGAGTTCCAATTGGATACGAGATTGCATCCTGAAAAAACGACTGTTAAATGCTGCTCCCTACGAACCGGCGTGA
- the LOC130641862 gene encoding DNA ligase 4-like isoform X2 gives MASSTTTIASQVPFHDFAVFCERVCKTAGKEKKKDVFRKFLQHWKTAHSKMHGKTKTTDSFFPCMRFMLPHLDRDRLSYGMKEIVLAKYYIDALNIAKESEDAKRLLNYKAPTGKQDAGDFASVAFMVLKHRCPEKGSLTIEDINSSLDEIARANIDKRRDLSKKEIQRVIRNTSAIEQKWFIRIVLKEMKLGLNENSVFPVFHPEAKELYNVCNSLSKVCLDLHDLNTKLNETEIMLGTPFRPMLGQRAAIDDVEKLMQHKEFIIETKIDGERMQLHKNGDEYRYFSRGSIEYTQSFGATKYRGTLTPFIANCFKTDIKSCVLDGEMVGFDPQSNDYVLKGSNIDIKAENLGPFHPCFVVFDILMVNDERLANVPLKERIERAEHVFDVSSGRLHHVERKLGRTKEDVVGAINKAIDQREEGIVVKDPLSTYKPSKRNGSGWLKLKPEYVDSLSDDLDLIILGGNYGSGARHGGLISHFLLGVAATPANPGDQPASFLTFGKVGSGYSDKELKSLLGKLHKHWRKFDSKNPPKCIQFSSGSKDKPEVWIEPKNSVIVQIKAAEISNSDKYKCGCTMRFPRLEKFRDDKMWYDCMTYDELVELKQIADGKLTYKLTDASTTEPATKKRKVVAIEKPRTVAQHFKAADIGDVKEISTLFSHMELCVVNGPSDRPKQELERKITEFGGTFVQNPGSTTLCVIAEKPNFRVKNMIARGDIDVVKADWLLQCFNEEKILPYKPDDMLYTTPKTLLKFKQDFDRYGDGYTEDTSTETLARVFSSMKETRAGISVSEFGELEQRYFEDDTNVNIFRTCRLYVDGISEEAEAEHKQVDGNTR, from the exons ATGGCAAGTTCAACAACAACCATAGCATCACAAGTTCCGTTCCATGATTTTGCTGTATTTTGCGAGAGAGTTTGTAAAACTGCTggaaaggaaaagaaaaaggatGTGTTTCGAAAATTTCTTCAGCATTGGAAAACTGCTCACTCGAAAATGCATGGGAAAACAAAAACA actGATTCGTTTTTTCCTTGCATGCGATTCATGTTGCCCCACCTCGACAGGGACAGGTTGTCATATGGTATGAAAGAG ATTGTGTTAGCAAAATATTATATCGATGCTCTTAACATTGCTAAAGAAAGTGAAGATGCAAAAAGATTGCTCAATTACAAAGCTCCAACAGGCAAACAA GATGCAGGTGACTTCGCCAGTGTCGCATTCATGGTTTTGAAACATAGATGTCCTGAGAAAGGAAG tttgacTATAGAGGATATCAATTCATCTCTAGATGAAATAGCACGTGCAAATATTGACAAAAGAAGAGATTTGTCGAAAAAAGAAATACAGCGAGTTATTCGTAACACCAGCGCTATCGAACAAAAATGGTTTATACGAATCGTCTTAAAG GAGATGAAACTTGGTTTGAATGAAAATTCAGTTTTCCCTGTCTTCCATCCTGAAGCAAAGGAACTGTACAATGTGTGCAATAGTTTATCCAAG GTTTGTCTGGACCTGCATGACTTAAATACAAAACTAAACGAAACAGAAATAATGTTAGGCACGCCATTCCGCCCAATGCTTGGTCAGAGGGCGGCTATTGACGACGTGGAAAAACTAATGCAACATAAAGAGTTTATTATCGAGACGAAAATCGACGGCGAGCGAATGCAACTTCATAAAAATGGCGACGAATACCGATACTTTTCACGTGGCTCGATAGAGTACACGCAGTCGTTCGGAGCGACTAAATACAGAGGTACACTTACTCCTTTCATCGCGAACTGTTTTAAGACTGATATTAAGTCGTGTGTATTAGATGGAGAAATGGTCGGCTTTGACCCGCAATCAAATGATTACGTACTGAAAGGTTCTAACATAGACATTAAAGCTGAAAACCTTGGCCCCTTTCATCCTTGTTTCGTCGTGTTTGATATTCTCATGGTGAATGATGAAAGATTAGCGAATGTACCACTGAAAGAAAGAATTGAGAGAGCTGAACACGTCTTTGATGTTAGCAGTGGACGGCTGCATCACGTAGAAAGAAAGCTTGGACGAACAAA AGAAGATGTTGTGGGTGCGATCAACAAAGCTATTGATCAACGTGAAGAAGGAATCGTAGTGAAGGATCCACTATCAACTTACAAACCAAGTAAAAGGAACG GTAGTGGATGGTTAAAGTTGAAACCTGAATACGTGGACAGTCTGAGCGATGACTTAGATTTGATTATTTTGGGAGGAAATTACGGTTCAGGCGCTCGTCATGGTGGACTGATATCTCACTTTTTGTTAGGTGTGGCAGCTACTCCAGCAAATCCCGGTGATCAGCCAGCGTCATTTCTCACTTTTGGAAAG GTAGGATCTGGTTATTCGGACAAAGAATTGAAGTCGTTATTAGGGAAACTACATAAACATTGGCGAAAGTTTGATAGTAAAAATCCACCTAAATGCATCcaattcagcagcggatcaaaA GACAAACCGGAAGTTTGGATTGAGCCTAAGAATTCTGTGATAGTTCAAATAAAAGCTGCTGAGATCAGCAATTCTGACAAGTACAAATGTGGCTGTACCATGCGATTTCCCAGGCTGGAGAAGTTTCGAGACGATAAGATGTGGTACGATTGTATGACATATGATGAGTTGGTTGAACTCAAACAG atagcTGATGGTAAATTAACGTATAAATTAACGGACGCTTCAACAACAGAGCCGGCTACGAAAAAGAGAAAAGTAGTAGCTATTGAAAAACCAAGAACAGTAGCACAACATTTCAAAGCAGCTGATATTGGTGATGTGAAAGAG ATATCAACACTATTCTCCCACATGGAACTCTGTGTTGTCAACGGACCATCTGATCGACCAAAGCAAGAACTAGAAAGGAAAATTACTGAG ttTGGTGGTACGTTTGTTCAAAATCCCGGGAGCACAACGTTGTGTGTTATTGCTGAGAAACCAAACTTTCGTGTTAAAAATATGATCGC TCGTGGAGATATCGACGTCGTGAAAGCCGATTGGCTGTTGCAATGTTTT AACGAGGAAAAAATACTGCCTTACAAGCCTGACGATATGTTATATACGACCCCAAAGACTTTGTTGAAATTTAAACAAGACTTTGATCGCTATGGTGATGGTTACACAGAAGACACGTCTACCGAAACTCTTGCGCGTGTTTTCTCTAGTATGAAGGAGACACGCGCGGGAATAAGTGTTAGTGAATTCGGAGAGTTAGAACAACGTTACTTTGAAGATGACACGAATGTTAATATATTTAGAACTTGCAG GTTATATGTGGATGGCATATCTGAAGAAGCTGAAGCG GAACACAAACAGGTTGACGGAAATACGAGATGA
- the LOC130641867 gene encoding BLOC-1-related complex subunit 8 homolog, with the protein MDAVVSSNATEYYLVKKAMDTQIGAFNAARSKSTRGINMQATGLRHLDPETDFKVQRIASKVNESIHLAANEPSLGLFRIQEHVCRTLPHLVQRKSELKANAVQIEEAVYDLNLSMNVIESISKIKNFTRIQEALKTAIKMKRELNLVEEQEAARLELDLKNAQHANRSISQNEPAEGYICPVCYFALTSQDELIFHWQKSHSLQNYDNEVFQEVELPSEVTSAENAFVVNDDNDMTVIDMPGRSHISECEDVVRSFRESSGMITERSDVDASDGSGDIEEAHVVANKL; encoded by the exons ATGGATGCTGTTGTGTCGTCCAATGCAACAGAATATTATCTTGTAAAGAAGGCAATGGATACTCAAATTGGTGCTTTTAATGCAGCTCGAAGCAAATCTACTCGAGGTATAAACATGCAGGCTACAG GGTTACGTCATCTAGACCCGGAAACAGATTTTAAAGTACAACGCATAGCGTCGAAAGTGAACGAGTCGATTCATTTGGCTGCAAATGAACCGTCTTTAGGATTATTTCGAATTCAAGAGCATGTCTGTAGAACACTTCCACATTTGGTGCAAAGAAAATCTGAGTTAAAAGCAAATGCTGTACAAATTGAAG AAGCTGTTTATGATCTAAATCTGTCGATGAATGTTATTGAGTcaatatcaaaaatcaaaaatttcacTCGAATACAAGAAGCTCTAAAAactgcaataaaaatgaaaagggAGTTAAATCTTGTTGAAGAGCAAGAAGCCGCCCGGCTAGAACTAGATTTAAAAAACGCGCAACATGCTAACAGATCTATATCTCAAAATGAACCAGCTGAAGGTTATATCTGTCCTGTTTGTTATTTTGCCCTTACAAGCCAAGACGAATTGATCTTTCACTGGCAAAAGTCGCATAGTTTACAGAATTACGACAACGAAGTCTTTCAGGAAGTTGAATTACCATCAGAAGTGACTAGTGCAGAGAATGCATTCGTTGTGAATGATGACAATGATATGACTGTCATTGACATGCCAGGGAGAAGTCACATTAGTGAATGTGAAGATGTAGTTCGTAGTTTTCGCGAGTCCTCTGGAATGATAACGGAGCGGTCAGATGTTGATGCCAGTGATGGTAGTGGCGACATCGAAGAAGCTCATGTTGTTGCAAAtaaattatga